ttttgggttaattagctgattagagtgtggcaccaggtatcttcaatattgaacctttctgagatactgaatgtggggttttcattagttgtcagtgataatcatcaaaattaactgggaaaaaaacacttgaaatataatcagtctgtgtggaatgaatgtatacattatacaagtttcactttttgaatggaattactgaaataaatcaacattttgatgatatAAAAGTGTtctgaccagcacctgtacatggaGTGTACATATGAAGTGCAaaggtaaatatgaacaaaattgGCTCTGACAAAATGTCATTGTGGTTTATCAGCTTGATTTAACACTCAAAAGGCCATATTAATCCAACCTTTAATTGTGATAATTGATCATTGTTTTGAGAAAAGGTCAACTgtggagctgaggtgaaatgttgtctttaaaagtggataacttaaataaaatccgttatgtgtagcccatatcttgaatATTCATATTGATAAGCACAACCAGAAGGCTGTTGAAtcaaccagtgtagtcatgcaaGAGAGCGGtggagcttgggaggtgaggtGAAATTTAAGTACAGTACATGCAAAATGTACAAGTAGATCacatatcagccacacacattcaaatacaGAGGACTGTTGTAGCTCTTCACTAAGAGCACTCATCATAGACAATACGTtaactaagtaatattaaatggaAGATGGCTGCATTTTACGTGTTCGTTGTAGCAGAATCAATGAgatgtgtccatcagtgcacatacagcatatggccaaaagtatgtggacacccgaccatcacacctatatgagcttgttggccatcacattccaaaacatgcaaaaacatttgtccCCCCCCGGTGTTGCTATGGGGGGTGCGGTTGCTCTAGGGCCCGCAGAGGGTGGGGGCCCGTGCTTGACCTCTATAaacgtgttttttgtaattttattttgcgTGTTTCTGTggttatcacagtcagacctCAGGATCAGTCTTCCATGTGTACATAACGCCGGTGTTTGTCCTCCTTATGCTTTCTGATCTCCCCTGTAACTTTGTTGCAAGAGACAAGACCGCACTACATTTTCTGTCAACATACCCGGTAAAATAAGGGTTCATAACTACTCTAAGAGGGGCCTATGCATCAGTTTGATTTAAATAATATGGGAGTACATTTTAATGACTCAGTCACAtcagaataaaataatgtaataaagatttattttcattgtccATTAATAGCAAAACAGGCACTTTCATTGTGCTTCCAGAGGAGTGTGCCGTCTTTGATCAGTGAAGCCTACTGCTGCTGTTATTTTGTATGATCTTCTGTTTTATATGATGTGCTGCACTGAGGTAAAATTTTTCAGAATGCACACAGGCAAGCCCGGTAGCTCCTATAGGTAAAGATATACTTGCCAAGGTCACGCGCTGCGGACACTTCGCTACCATTCATCACCAACGACAAAGCTGGACTGTGTAACCCTGGTGTGGAATCTCTTCTCTGTTGTGAAACCAAATTTTGATTCCAAATCACCCGCCACCATTTCAAGTCAAATTAATGCTCAATCCCAAATCAATATGTAGCTCCTCTTTCAAAGCTTAATTAACAACAAATGACAATGCAAATGACTCAGCACTCCAAAAAAGTGCATAGGGCAGTGGGACTGTTGAGGATTCCCAGATATACACTAAAGTTAACCATTACACCATTACAAATGTGCAGTTTGACTGTATGTGACAGGTGCACTTCTGCCAGAGAGCTAGCTTTTGCCTAATTTCTGTGCCTGTAATAAGAACCTTAGATAAAACCTCCAgagttataaaaatatattgctATCACATTGATCTGTCTGttatattgggggggggggtcatgaccccctgTCCCCCCATAATTCTACACCCCTGTGTGCACATGCTTTTGAGGTTCACTCTGTGATATATTAAAATGTCTTGGTATtttttcactgcattttgtAAAATAGATTAATTCAGGTGAACAGGGACCAATACATTGATGTGCGATTTGGATTCACACCCAATTTTCATAACAGCATTTGACTGTATTGTACAGATAGGTAATAGATGTCTTACCCTTTTGTGCTGAAGGTCCCCCACTCATGTTTACATTTCTGTTGGGGAGAAAGATTTATGTTATTATGGAGTCATGTACGCACTGCAGGAATGTACAGTTCCTTGTAACGAATACGACTCAGATCCAGGAAGAGAGAAGCCAGAGGCCTAACTTTAATCAGCAAGGCAGTAAAACAGAGTACAGGCAGGCAGAGGTTGGTACACGTCACCAGAAGGCAGCAGTACAATCCAGAATCCGAGAGGGGTAAAGGGGAGGCAGGCAGAGAAAGGTCAGGCGTCAGGAAATCCGATGGGCAACAGTATAGAATCAGGAGGCAGGTAACAAAGTCGGGATAGGTAAAACAGGTCAGTGCAGTAATTACTCGAGAATAGGAAGAACCGGGCTCAGTatcacaaacaatacctcactaggagagaaggaaacaggCAGGCTTAAATGCACTGGGCACAATTGGGAAAAGGTGTTCTAGAATTGGGACCGGGAGGATGTGCTGCGTTCAGGGTGAATGGGAAGTGGTGGTTGTACCGGTGTCGGAGTTTGGGCGGCAGGAGAAGAGACGAAGAGACTGTTATAAATTGTTTATACCatttttacaaccctgtttctaaaaaagttgggataaataaaataaaacacgaTGCTACGATGTGcaaatcataatgaaaacatttcactttcaaaacttcagcaattggtctcctcacttcccaaatgcttacagagcgttgttaaaagaagaggtgacgcAACACAGTGGggaacatgcccctgtcccaactttcttgaaacatgttgctggcatccaattcaaaatgaggaatattttttccaaaaactataaGAATTagcagtttcagcatttgatatggtgtctttctactattttctatttaacatagggattaaatgatttacacatcattgcattcagtttttatttacattttatgccacgtcccaactttttagtaATTTGGTTCAATGTAAATTTGTTAATCTGTtcatcatctgtaaaataatgtacagtgtGGGAATGATGTGCTGGAATACAAAGTAAAAATAGATCAATTGGCACTGTGTTTACTGTATAGTCACCACTGATCTCCTGTTATTTTGGTAACATGTTAATGTACTGATTCCGCATTTCTACtcttgcattttattttaactaTTCAGCAGATGCTCTTGTCCAGATCAAATTACATAAGCTTGGTGGGACAACCAAACAACTCAGtaatagtaaatacattttacttgatGTATTTATGGTCAACAAGATCAGGGCTAGAAGGGACTAAAGTTGAGGTGAATGCATAGAAAACATAGGAAGCCACTCAAGTTAGAACCAGTTTACTGAATATACTGCTGTAAAAAACATTCTCCAAAGCTGTAAGGTGATGATTAAGTAAAACCACCACAAATCACAACTAGTCAATTGTCAATGTTCTACTCTTCAGCAGTGTTGAAGAATGTCCTCTCTTTTTAATCTGTCTCACATTCAGGTCAAAATTTGTTATAAAAATTGTTGGCCACAGAACCAGACAACGGAGGGCAGACTTGGTCAAACCTATTATCACACTCAAAAATTGAAATTACAGACTAACCTTGTACGTTCTCAGTCTAAGATTCAGCGTTTTCTTCATATATTTAAAGTGAAAAGTGAAACTAGAGACCACAGCTGCTCGCTCCTGCCACCCCAATTACCTTCACTTTCATTTTTAGATACACTGCCCTGCAAAGTTTTGGCAACCCTTGGTAAAAATGAGCAACCCGACATTgttcatcagcttgatcttacacggAAATACATGCATCCTCTTAACGGCAGGTTCATAACAGCTCCTTTGGATTTAAACGGCTTCAATATAGTGGAGATTGTTTTATTTCCTGTCATGTTTGTGTTCTCTGACCTTTAACACATTGAcagaattatatttttcatatcgTTCTTGTATATTAGACTATATAGCCATCAGACATTGTGCACTGGTAGGAAGTGGATATGCATTTCCAAACTCTCATTTCTTTACTGCTGTGAAGAAAATTCACTATAACACCACAGCAGTACAGTAGGCTGTCATGTTATTGAGCAGAACCACAACAGGAAGTAAAGGTTTTACTCTGTAGCAATATTCAAAACTTCACTCTGCATACTCAAAATACTTACGCGTGCCTTCTGTGTTGTTcaaacaaatcataaaacagtcactaaacaaataacatttgaagCAAGGGTACATACTTGTAAACACATTAATTTAGACTTTAAATAATTAAGAATCCTGTACCATACCTGAAAGACTATTTTTATTATGTTAAGTTTGAATCCCAATATTACACTTCATAGACAtcacagaaaacagaaatacattttaaaacattatatggtaTTCATTTCCCCCAACAGGTCAGGTTCTAAAAGACAAAGCATAGCGTTTCCCTTGTGGAGAAAAGGTTTTGCCACACAATTTCCTGTAAAAGTCTCTTCTGTTAACCAATGCACATAGGGCGGAAGTGTCTAGTATTGATATCACTCTGCTGCATATTTGTTTTCCCTCTCTGGTTGCTGAACAAATGACAACTGGCTGTACAATTTTGTGTGCCAACAAACTGCTCAGcaacatggccaaggtcaagaaggctgaaagaccACTACCAGTGATAATATATGTGGTTGTATTTAATTACCTACCAAAAAGACTTGGGTGGCCGCCATTGCCAAATATTCTATGCTGTGGATAGCCATGTGTGTGAATTATTGCTCATGATCTACAAGCTTCCAATTGTAGATGTGTGCTACTCCAGTCATTGCCAGTACAAAGACGAACATCTTCAATCAAACACTAGTCGCAGGAAACGGATTTGTTTTACCACTCCACAAGGGAGATGATGGCATTGAATTGGATAATAACCGGCCCACCTCTAAGCTTGCTGTTTGGCAAAAATTCTAGACTTGGTGAATAAGGAACTACAATCATTTTAAACGATTAACaccattacagtttttttgtaatccattactcccCAACATCAGTCACCTGGCGAGGTGTAGAGAAAGCCTCTGATATGTAGAtagaaattaataaatgttgttactaattatgaaaatgtcataTTGATCACATATATATCACTTGTCAGCAGTGCCCCAGCCGCTGGTTATTCGTTAGCAGGCAACAGTCTTCATAGAAAAAGCTTAGTTATTTCAAAGTTTGATTTAATTTCTCAGAcactgtatactttttataacaAGAAAAGATGAATAGGGAGACATGGTGAACATAAAGATTGAAGTGAAATCAATGCAGTTTATTGGATAGTTATAGGTAACACTCTTAGCATTTTATACatcagaaagaggaagagaaagaaaagtttATCATCACTATCAAAGGTGTTGACTAATGAAAGAAGCATGGTTATTCTACAACAAGGATGCAGGTATTTCATACAGAAATACACTCAGACTTACAgcctaaaacataaaaatgccaATGGGCGAATAGAAATGAATAAACCATATTGATATTGCTTATGTAATTCCTCTGCTCAGGTTGAGTGGGTTGCAGCCTGGGAGATCTTTCTAAGCAGTTTGGTCCTTTTCAGTGGCAGATTTGTTGTTTTATCTGAGGTCGATGTGGACTTAGACAAGACTTTTACCAGTCCAGTATTACTGTAGCTATAAAAACTAactgtccaatgatggtttgTTATTCTCAAAATATTCTCCGCCTCTGAACAAGATTCTGGCAATGGGTCTGTTCCCCATGTTCTGGAACAAGAGATGTCATTTTCCATTCCACTGTGTCCACACAGGGTTCAGGTATTTAACTCAGACCACGAATTAGAGCAGAGACTAATTGTAAACAGGGTTGAAGACCAGAAGTGAAGAGAACAGCTTGCCAAAGAGAGGGGCCTTGTGTTTGAGCGGCAAGTGTTTTCCCACTAAGCTCTAATAGTTCCATTCTAAAACAAGAGGTCTGGACTAGGCACAGAGTTTAcctcctgattggctgacacATTCTGTGGCAAACGTAAAGTGTCCCTGTTTTCAATATATTGTCATGTTTGTGCTGGATACAGTAAATCAGATCAGGGAAGTGGGGTCAGTGTTGTGGTTGTAATATCTCCTACCTGGGTTAACCAAATATGGTGAActtaaaaaagagaaacattaaAGGAATACACAATACAATTTCTACAGCACACAATGCTCAAAGCACgagtacatatatttttttatatcttaaTCATCCAAAACGTTCTAACTCTCCAACAGAATGCGGAAGCTACCAATTAATTTGATAGTTCATGCCAGCTAACTGAAAGCCCCATAAAGACTAATTTGACAGGTTATACATATATGGGAGTATACTGCAAGGCTTGTTAATctctttatattttatttaggtGGTGTGAAACCTATGAAGGTCCTGAGGGACGAGGATTTTGTCGGCAGTCCCAGAGGTAGTCATTGCTATGGTGTACAATCTGAGAAAAGGCGTTCAGTATCAGGATGTCCATGTCGTTATCCAGCCCGCCCTCCTCATGGTAGTTCTTCACTGGCAGGATGCAGTTCACTGGAACACCCAGCTCATTACTGCACATCTGCATCTGGAAAACgtttgacatacattttacttATTATTGAGTAGCGTTTTTGCTTTTCCTGACTTAGCAGGATTGTAGCTTTACCTGAGTTTTTAGGGGTGTTTGCCTTACCTTAACGATCAGAAAATGGTTGGTTTACATGACTGTTGCTTTGCATAACATGAgcaagaatttagcaatttcttaGTGAGTTTGCTTTATCTAAGTAACCAGAATATTTCCTTTTCCTGAAGTCAAATGGGATTAGCTCTAAACGAccacaatatttgattttaatttAGAATGGCATATCATGTTATGCATGACACCTTCTTTTTGATCTCCATGCTGGTGTAGATTTTCTTCAGATCATTGTTCACCAGTGGACAAGCCTTGTCTGTCATGGTCATGACAACAACTTGAGGGATTCCTGTTATAGAGATGATTGAATAAGAGGGCAAGATAAACATAACAGTGTCCCGCAAGGTACTGATCACTTTATAAACACAGTGTGATATCagaagacacagagaaacataaAGGGGGTTGGAACAGCTCACTCACCCAGTTCACTGGCTTTTCCCCTGATCATCTTCATTTTGGTTAAGACTTTCTCTGACATGAGCTGTATTTTGTCTGCTGGCATTACATTCACTAGACAGTGAACCTTGTCACTTGACTTGGGTTCCTTAATGTAATACTGATTTTCAGTGGTTATTGCTGAAGAAGGATTGAACTGTCCCAAGAAAAGAGAACACTGGTCTGTTTGTATCtattacttttttgttttgcaaaattTGTCATAGTATAAACAATATTCGACTGGTGTTAGTAAAAAGCAAGACTGCTGACACGGTTCTTGAAGTTCTACTATTATTTGCATGTGTATTAATTTGGGTGTCCTGGTTTACCACGTAGCCCTCATTTAGATGCCCCTGGAGTGCTTTCATGATATCATCAGGATGTATCCCACATTCATCTTCATTCTCCAGGCCCATGATATCATTAATTGCAAAAGGAAGATGGTTTGCTCCATTTCTTATGTAATGTGTTTTGtactggagaaaaaaataattcaaacagaaatacacaaaaatTAGCAAAACTATGCCAGGGCTCCATGTTTTATCAAAAGTAATGTTTTGTGATGAGTAGCACCACACTACAAATTTAAAGCAACTTACTGTCTTGGTGAAGCTTTTTTGAGAATTTGATGCTACCAGGGCACTTTGTGTTATACGACCTTGGAAGATGTTGTTGACTGAATCAATGAAGCTGGACTTTCCTGCTCCTACTGGTCCGATTAGCAGGCATCTAAGCAGCCCCACCTCAGATTTATCCAGATTTAGGTTCTTCAGTTCATCCACCATGGCCTTTCTCTTTTGTTTACTGTCAGAGACAATGAAGAGTTAATGCTACTTCAAGTTTTGTTTTACTAGTTAACCTGGTCACAGTTTCCATAACATACCAAATCGCATTTCTGGTATCCAAGTCAATTGTAAGGATATTCATAGTTATATACACtgatcaatttttttttaagggaacacataatcatcacagtagaacaccaagtcagttaaacttaagggatgtcaatctgtccagttaggaagcataagcgatagTGAACTAATGTCACCTGTATTGGTGcgaattaaagtgacaacaggtgcactttagaggcaacagcaagacaaccccctaaaaagggaatggtgttgcaggtggtggccacagaccactgctctctctttatccttcctggattttgctagtgtccttttcactactggtagcatgaggcggtacctgcagcccattcaggttgcacaggcaatACAGCTCCTCctggatggcacatccatacgtatGATGtacaagagcatggaggagataccaggagacgcgctcttacacgaggagagctggacagagcCGTAGAACGGCATCAGCAAAGGgcatctgctcctttgtgtgaggaggaacaggaggagcactgccagagccctacaaaaagACCTTCAGTGGGCTACTGgtctgcatgtttctgaccaaactgtcagaaacagactccatgagggtggcatgagggatcaccatcctctagtgggacctgtgctcacagcccagcatggtgcagctcgattggcatttgccagagaacaccagaattggcaggtccgccattggcgccccgttttcttcacagatgagagcaggttaacactgagcatgtgacagacttGAAAGAGTCTGGATCTGCCGTGGTGAACTTAATggtgcctgcaacatcatccagcatgactggatTAGCGgtaggtcagtgatggtctggggaggcatatgcttggagggttgcacagacctccacatggtAGCCAACCCCTTAATCATTTGGTGATTtcggtttccattgaccgttgttacatcattcTATTctcaacaaataacaaaatgtgcagtaaagattttgatctttaatatatttccttcattgagaaccgttgtgtgatttaagtgttgccttaatttttttgagcagtgtgttttTAACAGTGGCCATAGACTGCATATAATGATCTACCACATCTACAGAACACAACACTTAATACAGATTGTAATTATAACCAAAACTTTCTTTGTACCTCCAATACAGTAATACATACCTCCAGTCAGTTTTCCTCCATTCTTGGTCAAATTCTAGGTAACACAGATGGAgcacattttgaaaaagtttactttattatttttcacattCCAATGCAGTGTTTTCAATGCATGCTATAAAGCAGAGTGCCCTGATTCAAAGATTATGTTAGAAGGGATTGATTATTGTCACAGTTATTTGTGTTCCCACCTTAAATTCACAGTCAGGACTGATTCACTGATGTGTTATAAGTGTCTAACcttttggtggtggtggggttgaCTTTTTGTTGCCCATATGTGCTTTTCTgcaggaaaataaaacaaagattgTTGTAGGTGAATAGCAGCTAATACTTTATTTTGAGTCCCAGCAGTGTTTCTTTTGATGTTCTACAGATTATGTACAGATTATCAGTAACATTGTAACTATCTACTAAACATAACCTgaaatgtaaccctaacccttaccttaaacCTTATTCTGAAAATAACCCTAACAGTGGTAAGCATttgcttatcaacagatagTTTGTTGATGATATTACTTAAtatagagcatctacagatgtaaattgggactctcaaaattaAGTGTAACTGAATATCACGAACAAAAAATACCTCTCTTTGATGTGTGAATTGTGACAAACTTTGAAGGGGAACTTCTTAGAATTGAGTCAATCCATTATTGCTTCTCACTGTTCTTCATATTGCTGTGTATGATGTATGTAGAAAagctatatatttaaaaaggatattttaatcattttgaaGTTGTGCCTAAGAGAAGCTGCCGGGTTACAAATGTGTTAACTAAATGCTAGCTTACGTTTGCAAGCTAGCTAGGATAGCTAATGTAGAGGATAAGAACATTTTAGTTTACCATGTATGTTTTCTTACTAAATCTGTTATTGCTATGAGTCAAAAATTAAGTATTGAAATATTAATGAGAATGAATCCCCGGAAATACATacaagaacatttaaaataaaagtaaaaaatgtaattattctgTGATTTACTATATCATTGTCTAAAGTGCTTCTGTTGACTGTACTCGTctggaaaatataatttataggTTTGCATTTCCTTTAACATACTTAAACATATGTTCAGGAGTTCTTTTTGATAtgtgtggaaataaaaaaatgcatattaaatAGAACATACAAGTGACTTTACCTTAACTGTTGATGTTGGTGTTACAGTAAATTTATTAtaaatgaggaaaaagattTGACTACTTTTGACTACTCAGAATTAATACATAAATGAACATTTCTCAATAAATCTCTAGGCACCCATCAAATAGGGCCTAGCTCCCTCAAACGCAGGAAGATATTTTCATAAGccgagccggctaagaagagcgaatatctTTTACTGAGTGCGTCTGTGAGTGAGTTAAACAGTGTAGTgtttagagaagcagacttgtgaactataggtctcCTCGCAGGAGAagcaaagtatgcattatgaattactCCGTATAggtgaaaactttgctggccgaaactgtatacggttatattgtgactgtttcttgcatggaattgttcatcttcagtctcgctagcaactCCTatattcttatgattattccagtacgttagtagataccagtaaagcttattactggctaatacgcggttaaaacggccagtggcaaacgcaatacatagccgctatttgttgtggaggtaaacttaataagacatttcagtcagtttaactgtatcaatgtccttcacaaatggccaattaactattaaaacagccattgGCAaaacaggatttgttcagggtagagACAAGAggccagcaaatgtacagcctttcacgtgggccaCCTGGTTTcgaatcttgagatggcaacactttctattgcgggccaaTTGAACTAGGCTCGCCTGGTTATTGTTCTTATCAGCAATTCCAGTTTGgaagctccaaatcctcctatttcactcaatggcctttgtgtctcggcatgtggcctttgtgccctaaacatttttggcCTTGCCCTTAAAATGCTGAAATTCCAAATTTGCTCCACAGGCTTCCTGTATACTTAACATCTCTGTTGACACCTAGATCCTCTGGCATCAGAACAAAATCACAGAATTGGTTAGTGTTACAGACCCCTTTTGTAGCTACTGAGTTGGGTAGTTCTGCCTTTTCATATAAAGCACCtcaatagtcatttacagcattaacaatgtccacactgtatttctgatcaatctgatgttattgtaatggacGAAAAacatgtgcttttcttttgaaaattattttttgggatcagtagtgtatattttcatatattaGAAGTATTATACTTCgaatacaagctgtacatttcTAGTAAACATAATTAAGACGTTACACTCCAGAACACCTTTACGGAGTATACTTTTACGAGGGCAGCAACACAGAAATATGAGCACACGAAGCAGAAGCACACTTAAGAGCAGGCcttttgattagattagattcaactttattgtcattgaaaagtacaagtacagcaaaacaaaacagaggcaaatgcagtacaaatggctgTACTAAATTTGCAATTAAGGCCAATAgtggagggcagaaaatgtacacgtaTTAAGTAATTTTTAATGGCAGTATGCTGTAATTATAATAAGAAATCTGTTTGTGCCTAAATAGTAGAACTTGCAAAGCATGACTTGAATATTATTCTTATTGATGTGTTATAAACATATTGAACTAACCTTTAATTGGGTCCTTTTATTAAACGGGTCCAAAGTGATCAAGTTAAATCCTTTCCAAATATCTAATATGCTCTCCACCTATTTTTCTATTTGAAATGCACATACATATTCTGTTTCCTGTCCATATGTTGTCTTACACTAGCAGCTCTATTACACCAAGTAACATTTGGGAATGTATAAATGAACTTATTAAATGAAGATAATTCTGACTATCATttgattacaaaaataaatagaaatcaCAAAGACTTACCTTGTAGGCAGTAATACCTTCTCAGACTGATTGTCAGATTGAGCCTGATATGTTCTGTAGCCTATTAGAAAAACAGACCACTTTGCTTTCACTTTCTGTTGTTATAccaccttgtttccaaaaaagttggaacaatgtgtaaaacacaaattaaaaacagaatgcaatgatgtgcaaatcatttaatccctatatttaactgaaaatagacatttaactgaaaatacatATGTAACTGAAGACgacataccaaatgttgaaaaatatttgcaaaatttGAATTTGAcgccagcaacacgttttaaCCCGTTTCAAAATAGTGAAAGTGAAACGTTTCCCCtacttgcttgatataggatttcagcaagtcacccatg
This sequence is a window from Esox lucius isolate fEsoLuc1 chromosome 17, fEsoLuc1.pri, whole genome shotgun sequence. Protein-coding genes within it:
- the LOC114828722 gene encoding interferon-induced protein 44-like, which gives rise to MPADKIQLMSEKVLTKMKMIRGKASELGIPQVVVMTMTDKACPLVNNDLKKIYTSMEIKKKMQMCSNELGVPVNCILPVKNYHEEGGLDNDMDILILNAFSQIVHHSNDYLWDCRQNPRPSGPS